From a single Seriola aureovittata isolate HTS-2021-v1 ecotype China chromosome 18, ASM2101889v1, whole genome shotgun sequence genomic region:
- the LOC130186386 gene encoding endophilin-B2-like isoform X3 — protein sequence MDFNVKKLASDAGVFFTRAMQFTEEKLGQAEKTELDPHLENLITRADGTKNWTEKILRQTEVLLQPNPIDHTGARIEEFIYDKLDKKLPSRMTNAELLGQYMLDAAKEFGPGTPYGSTLIIVGEYQVRLGGAEREFLQTSATSFLTPLRNFLEGDWRTISKERRLLENRRLDLDICKARVKKAKQAEAKSALLSEEVDKAEHELRVAQTEFDRQAEVTRLLLEGISSTHLNHLRCLQDFAEAQATYFAQCHHYMHELQRELSRHDNAVGAPNSSAAVCPSPVSSAFLSGPTPPGAAVTSSSSGQKPSTLAMEQTPFPVTGTRKAKVLYDYDAHDVSELSLLADELITVYTVPGMDPDWLVGERGNEKGKVPVTYLELLS from the exons ATGGATTTCAACGTCAAGAAACTGGCTTCCGATGCGGGTGTCTTCTTCACCCGGGCAATGCAG TTCACAGAGGAGAAGCTGGGCCAGGCGGAGAAAACAGAGCTGGATCCTCACCTGGAGAACCTGATCACTCGGGCTGATGGCACCAAGAACTGGACTGAGAAGATCCTGAGACAGACGGAGGTGCTCCTGCAGCCCAACCCCA TCGACCACACTG GTGCTCGAATAGAGGAGTTCATCTATGACAAACTGGACAAGAAGCTTCCCTCCAGGATGACCAACGCCGAGCTGCTGGGCCAGTACATGCTGGACGCTGCCAAAGAGTTTGGTCCTGGGACGCCATACG GTAGCACCCTGATCATAGTGGGAGAGTACCAGGTTAGACTGGGAGGAGCTGAGCGCGAGTTCCTGCAAACCTCAGCCACCAGCTTCCTCACTCCTCTACGCAACTTCCTAGAAGGAGACTGGAGGACGATATCA AAAGAGCGGCGGCTCCTGGAGAATCGACGGCTGGATCTCGACATCTGCAAAGCACGTGTGAAGAAAGCCAAGCAGGCAGAGGCCAAATCAGCG cTGCTGAGTGAGGAGGTGGACAAA GCAGAGCACGAGCTCCGTGTGGCTCAGACCGAGTTCGACAGACAGGCCGAGGTCACTAGACTGTTGCTGGAGGGAATCAGCAGCACACAT CTCAACCACCTGCGCTGCCTGCAGGACTTTGCAGAGGCTCAGGCCACGTACTTCGCCCAGTGTCACCACTACATGCACGAGCTTCAGAGGGAGCTGAGCAG ACATGACAACGCTGTTGGCGCCCCCAACTCCTCGGCCGCTGTCTGCCCGAGCCCCGTCTCATCTGCTTTCCTGTCAGGACCGACACCTCCTGGCGCCGcagtcacttcctcctcctcaggccAAAAGCCCAGCACGCTCGCGATGGAGCAGACTCCGTTCCCTGTTACAGGCACCAGAAAGGCCAAGGTTCTGTATGACTACGACGCCCACGATGTCAGTGAGCTGTCCCTCTTGGCTGATGAG ctgatcACTGTGTACACCGTACCTGGGATGGAtcctgattggttggttggagAACGGGGAAACGAAAAGGGCAAAGTACCCGTCACCTACCTTGAACTGCTGAGCTAA
- the LOC130186386 gene encoding endophilin-B2-like isoform X2: MDFNVKKLASDAGVFFTRAMQFTEEKLGQAEKTELDPHLENLITRADGTKNWTEKILRQTEVLLQPNPSARIEEFIYDKLDKKLPSRMTNAELLGQYMLDAAKEFGPGTPYGSTLIIVGEYQVRLGGAEREFLQTSATSFLTPLRNFLEGDWRTISKERRLLENRRLDLDICKARVKKAKQAEAKSAAAPDFQETRPRNYVLSASASALLSEEVDKAEHELRVAQTEFDRQAEVTRLLLEGISSTHLNHLRCLQDFAEAQATYFAQCHHYMHELQRELSRHDNAVGAPNSSAAVCPSPVSSAFLSGPTPPGAAVTSSSSGQKPSTLAMEQTPFPVTGTRKAKVLYDYDAHDVSELSLLADELITVYTVPGMDPDWLVGERGNEKGKVPVTYLELLS, from the exons ATGGATTTCAACGTCAAGAAACTGGCTTCCGATGCGGGTGTCTTCTTCACCCGGGCAATGCAG TTCACAGAGGAGAAGCTGGGCCAGGCGGAGAAAACAGAGCTGGATCCTCACCTGGAGAACCTGATCACTCGGGCTGATGGCACCAAGAACTGGACTGAGAAGATCCTGAGACAGACGGAGGTGCTCCTGCAGCCCAACCCCA GTGCTCGAATAGAGGAGTTCATCTATGACAAACTGGACAAGAAGCTTCCCTCCAGGATGACCAACGCCGAGCTGCTGGGCCAGTACATGCTGGACGCTGCCAAAGAGTTTGGTCCTGGGACGCCATACG GTAGCACCCTGATCATAGTGGGAGAGTACCAGGTTAGACTGGGAGGAGCTGAGCGCGAGTTCCTGCAAACCTCAGCCACCAGCTTCCTCACTCCTCTACGCAACTTCCTAGAAGGAGACTGGAGGACGATATCA AAAGAGCGGCGGCTCCTGGAGAATCGACGGCTGGATCTCGACATCTGCAAAGCACGTGTGAAGAAAGCCAAGCAGGCAGAGGCCAAATCAGCG GCTGCACCTGACTTTCAGGAGACAAGGCCTCGAAATTATGTTCTGTCTGCCAGTGCATCAGCG cTGCTGAGTGAGGAGGTGGACAAA GCAGAGCACGAGCTCCGTGTGGCTCAGACCGAGTTCGACAGACAGGCCGAGGTCACTAGACTGTTGCTGGAGGGAATCAGCAGCACACAT CTCAACCACCTGCGCTGCCTGCAGGACTTTGCAGAGGCTCAGGCCACGTACTTCGCCCAGTGTCACCACTACATGCACGAGCTTCAGAGGGAGCTGAGCAG ACATGACAACGCTGTTGGCGCCCCCAACTCCTCGGCCGCTGTCTGCCCGAGCCCCGTCTCATCTGCTTTCCTGTCAGGACCGACACCTCCTGGCGCCGcagtcacttcctcctcctcaggccAAAAGCCCAGCACGCTCGCGATGGAGCAGACTCCGTTCCCTGTTACAGGCACCAGAAAGGCCAAGGTTCTGTATGACTACGACGCCCACGATGTCAGTGAGCTGTCCCTCTTGGCTGATGAG ctgatcACTGTGTACACCGTACCTGGGATGGAtcctgattggttggttggagAACGGGGAAACGAAAAGGGCAAAGTACCCGTCACCTACCTTGAACTGCTGAGCTAA
- the LOC130186386 gene encoding endophilin-B2-like isoform X4, with protein MDFNVKKLASDAGVFFTRAMQFTEEKLGQAEKTELDPHLENLITRADGTKNWTEKILRQTEVLLQPNPSARIEEFIYDKLDKKLPSRMTNAELLGQYMLDAAKEFGPGTPYGSTLIIVGEYQVRLGGAEREFLQTSATSFLTPLRNFLEGDWRTISKERRLLENRRLDLDICKARVKKAKQAEAKSALLSEEVDKAEHELRVAQTEFDRQAEVTRLLLEGISSTHLNHLRCLQDFAEAQATYFAQCHHYMHELQRELSRHDNAVGAPNSSAAVCPSPVSSAFLSGPTPPGAAVTSSSSGQKPSTLAMEQTPFPVTGTRKAKVLYDYDAHDVSELSLLADELITVYTVPGMDPDWLVGERGNEKGKVPVTYLELLS; from the exons ATGGATTTCAACGTCAAGAAACTGGCTTCCGATGCGGGTGTCTTCTTCACCCGGGCAATGCAG TTCACAGAGGAGAAGCTGGGCCAGGCGGAGAAAACAGAGCTGGATCCTCACCTGGAGAACCTGATCACTCGGGCTGATGGCACCAAGAACTGGACTGAGAAGATCCTGAGACAGACGGAGGTGCTCCTGCAGCCCAACCCCA GTGCTCGAATAGAGGAGTTCATCTATGACAAACTGGACAAGAAGCTTCCCTCCAGGATGACCAACGCCGAGCTGCTGGGCCAGTACATGCTGGACGCTGCCAAAGAGTTTGGTCCTGGGACGCCATACG GTAGCACCCTGATCATAGTGGGAGAGTACCAGGTTAGACTGGGAGGAGCTGAGCGCGAGTTCCTGCAAACCTCAGCCACCAGCTTCCTCACTCCTCTACGCAACTTCCTAGAAGGAGACTGGAGGACGATATCA AAAGAGCGGCGGCTCCTGGAGAATCGACGGCTGGATCTCGACATCTGCAAAGCACGTGTGAAGAAAGCCAAGCAGGCAGAGGCCAAATCAGCG cTGCTGAGTGAGGAGGTGGACAAA GCAGAGCACGAGCTCCGTGTGGCTCAGACCGAGTTCGACAGACAGGCCGAGGTCACTAGACTGTTGCTGGAGGGAATCAGCAGCACACAT CTCAACCACCTGCGCTGCCTGCAGGACTTTGCAGAGGCTCAGGCCACGTACTTCGCCCAGTGTCACCACTACATGCACGAGCTTCAGAGGGAGCTGAGCAG ACATGACAACGCTGTTGGCGCCCCCAACTCCTCGGCCGCTGTCTGCCCGAGCCCCGTCTCATCTGCTTTCCTGTCAGGACCGACACCTCCTGGCGCCGcagtcacttcctcctcctcaggccAAAAGCCCAGCACGCTCGCGATGGAGCAGACTCCGTTCCCTGTTACAGGCACCAGAAAGGCCAAGGTTCTGTATGACTACGACGCCCACGATGTCAGTGAGCTGTCCCTCTTGGCTGATGAG ctgatcACTGTGTACACCGTACCTGGGATGGAtcctgattggttggttggagAACGGGGAAACGAAAAGGGCAAAGTACCCGTCACCTACCTTGAACTGCTGAGCTAA
- the LOC130186386 gene encoding endophilin-B2-like isoform X1 — protein sequence MDFNVKKLASDAGVFFTRAMQFTEEKLGQAEKTELDPHLENLITRADGTKNWTEKILRQTEVLLQPNPIDHTGARIEEFIYDKLDKKLPSRMTNAELLGQYMLDAAKEFGPGTPYGSTLIIVGEYQVRLGGAEREFLQTSATSFLTPLRNFLEGDWRTISKERRLLENRRLDLDICKARVKKAKQAEAKSAAAPDFQETRPRNYVLSASASALLSEEVDKAEHELRVAQTEFDRQAEVTRLLLEGISSTHLNHLRCLQDFAEAQATYFAQCHHYMHELQRELSRHDNAVGAPNSSAAVCPSPVSSAFLSGPTPPGAAVTSSSSGQKPSTLAMEQTPFPVTGTRKAKVLYDYDAHDVSELSLLADELITVYTVPGMDPDWLVGERGNEKGKVPVTYLELLS from the exons ATGGATTTCAACGTCAAGAAACTGGCTTCCGATGCGGGTGTCTTCTTCACCCGGGCAATGCAG TTCACAGAGGAGAAGCTGGGCCAGGCGGAGAAAACAGAGCTGGATCCTCACCTGGAGAACCTGATCACTCGGGCTGATGGCACCAAGAACTGGACTGAGAAGATCCTGAGACAGACGGAGGTGCTCCTGCAGCCCAACCCCA TCGACCACACTG GTGCTCGAATAGAGGAGTTCATCTATGACAAACTGGACAAGAAGCTTCCCTCCAGGATGACCAACGCCGAGCTGCTGGGCCAGTACATGCTGGACGCTGCCAAAGAGTTTGGTCCTGGGACGCCATACG GTAGCACCCTGATCATAGTGGGAGAGTACCAGGTTAGACTGGGAGGAGCTGAGCGCGAGTTCCTGCAAACCTCAGCCACCAGCTTCCTCACTCCTCTACGCAACTTCCTAGAAGGAGACTGGAGGACGATATCA AAAGAGCGGCGGCTCCTGGAGAATCGACGGCTGGATCTCGACATCTGCAAAGCACGTGTGAAGAAAGCCAAGCAGGCAGAGGCCAAATCAGCG GCTGCACCTGACTTTCAGGAGACAAGGCCTCGAAATTATGTTCTGTCTGCCAGTGCATCAGCG cTGCTGAGTGAGGAGGTGGACAAA GCAGAGCACGAGCTCCGTGTGGCTCAGACCGAGTTCGACAGACAGGCCGAGGTCACTAGACTGTTGCTGGAGGGAATCAGCAGCACACAT CTCAACCACCTGCGCTGCCTGCAGGACTTTGCAGAGGCTCAGGCCACGTACTTCGCCCAGTGTCACCACTACATGCACGAGCTTCAGAGGGAGCTGAGCAG ACATGACAACGCTGTTGGCGCCCCCAACTCCTCGGCCGCTGTCTGCCCGAGCCCCGTCTCATCTGCTTTCCTGTCAGGACCGACACCTCCTGGCGCCGcagtcacttcctcctcctcaggccAAAAGCCCAGCACGCTCGCGATGGAGCAGACTCCGTTCCCTGTTACAGGCACCAGAAAGGCCAAGGTTCTGTATGACTACGACGCCCACGATGTCAGTGAGCTGTCCCTCTTGGCTGATGAG ctgatcACTGTGTACACCGTACCTGGGATGGAtcctgattggttggttggagAACGGGGAAACGAAAAGGGCAAAGTACCCGTCACCTACCTTGAACTGCTGAGCTAA